A genomic region of Fodinisporobacter ferrooxydans contains the following coding sequences:
- a CDS encoding Ger(x)C family spore germination protein — protein MCKKKRGSHLALGILLGCSLFGLAGCWDRVEVNDLAISMAASIDSAPGGKIRYSKQIAIPGRMGGGTGGPPTSQGPPYTVLSAVGVDMKDAMQNIQKKLSRRLFLAHRRLFLIGEPLARKGIKDQIDEMSRNPQTRLRTNVVVTKGESLDYLKMGYPFERVPAEGLRKILYGEQSNFEMDIKELMVTLATPGSEAFVPIITLGPPATGAAKSFKADGLAVFRSGKMVGTLTAHQERGVLWLRNQINRATITIGVPGHKGKISMNLLRVQSDYGIKKINGHPAMYIRFVPEDDILENNTDLDLSNPKNIALVERIFSAKIQREIKESLDILQHRYHSDIVKFGDRVHHAYPQEWNTWVKHWDREFARMPVTVVVNAKVRRVGMTGPSLTRMEGEIEH, from the coding sequence GTGTGTAAGAAAAAAAGGGGAAGTCATTTGGCGCTTGGCATCCTGCTTGGATGCAGTCTGTTTGGTTTGGCAGGCTGCTGGGATCGCGTGGAAGTCAATGATCTGGCGATCAGCATGGCCGCATCCATCGACAGCGCTCCAGGCGGTAAAATCCGCTACAGCAAACAAATTGCCATACCTGGCAGAATGGGAGGGGGAACGGGTGGTCCGCCAACTTCACAGGGTCCGCCCTATACAGTACTTTCAGCAGTTGGCGTTGACATGAAGGACGCCATGCAAAACATTCAAAAGAAATTGTCCCGGCGGCTGTTTTTGGCACATCGCCGGCTTTTTCTGATCGGAGAACCGCTGGCACGCAAGGGAATTAAAGATCAAATCGATGAAATGTCACGCAACCCGCAAACCCGTCTGCGCACAAATGTAGTGGTCACAAAAGGCGAATCGCTGGACTATTTGAAAATGGGCTATCCCTTCGAACGGGTGCCCGCGGAAGGGTTGCGCAAGATTCTGTATGGAGAACAATCCAATTTTGAAATGGACATCAAGGAACTCATGGTTACATTGGCCACTCCTGGTTCTGAAGCGTTTGTGCCCATCATTACGCTTGGCCCACCTGCGACAGGGGCAGCCAAATCATTCAAAGCGGACGGATTGGCTGTATTTCGCAGCGGAAAAATGGTAGGAACGCTTACAGCACATCAGGAACGGGGGGTCTTGTGGCTGCGCAATCAAATCAACAGAGCGACGATCACGATCGGCGTACCGGGGCACAAAGGTAAAATCAGTATGAATTTGCTGCGTGTCCAAAGCGATTATGGCATTAAAAAAATAAACGGACACCCAGCTATGTACATCCGATTTGTCCCAGAGGATGATATTTTGGAAAACAATACGGATTTGGATTTGAGCAATCCCAAAAATATTGCGCTCGTGGAGCGTATATTTTCTGCCAAGATCCAACGGGAAATCAAGGAATCACTCGACATTCTGCAACACCGCTATCATTCCGATATCGTGAAATTCGGGGACCGTGTACATCATGCATATCCGCAAGAATGGAACACATGGGTCAAACATTGGGATCGGGAATTTGCCCGCATGCCTGTTACAGTTGTAGTCAATGCAAAAGTTCGCAGAGTAGGGATGACGGGTCCTTCCTTAACGCGTATGGAAGGGGAGATCGAACACTGA
- a CDS encoding GerAB/ArcD/ProY family transporter gives MLEKGRISSIQFYMVSIMIVIGTTILFIPGLSVGLGGRDAWLAPILAGLVGMLVMLVMIRLNKYFPEQTPVEYLQILFGKWLGGIFAAYLLWALLRFFAAMIREGTDFIITAALSRTPAEVITVLMLSVVFYVVRQGVEVISRFTQFVVVIELTQMVASVLFFSSKDVEISHLTPLFEKGFLPVLKSSFLLSGWFGELIVVGFLLPFIRVRQGTAKAGLWAVATIIVLLVISNFYTIGVFGDVIASRMQYGLYEVARYISIAEFFERLDPIVMGTWIMLMFCKLAIFCYVISLGMAQLLRFTDYRPLVSIVCVIAFTMSEHIFVNQGDMVHYFSIPYPPYGFLLEVVAPILILGFAMFRMRKEHQSV, from the coding sequence ATGCTGGAAAAAGGCCGAATTTCAAGCATACAGTTTTATATGGTTTCGATTATGATTGTAATTGGCACCACCATTTTGTTTATACCAGGCTTATCCGTGGGATTGGGGGGAAGGGATGCCTGGCTTGCTCCCATCCTCGCAGGACTCGTCGGCATGCTCGTCATGCTGGTGATGATCCGATTGAACAAATATTTCCCGGAGCAAACGCCGGTAGAATATCTGCAAATCTTGTTCGGAAAATGGCTGGGAGGAATCTTTGCGGCCTATTTGCTGTGGGCGTTATTGCGTTTTTTTGCGGCGATGATCCGCGAAGGCACGGACTTTATTATCACCGCTGCACTGAGCCGCACTCCGGCGGAAGTCATTACCGTTTTGATGCTGAGTGTCGTCTTTTACGTCGTTCGCCAAGGGGTTGAGGTGATCTCCCGTTTTACGCAGTTTGTGGTTGTCATCGAACTGACTCAAATGGTTGCAAGTGTTCTATTCTTTTCATCCAAGGATGTGGAAATCAGCCATCTGACCCCGCTCTTTGAAAAAGGGTTCCTACCTGTGTTAAAAAGCAGTTTCTTATTGAGCGGCTGGTTTGGAGAACTTATCGTGGTCGGATTTTTGCTGCCGTTTATTCGTGTCAGGCAAGGGACTGCCAAGGCGGGATTATGGGCTGTTGCAACCATCATCGTGTTGCTTGTGATCAGCAATTTTTACACGATCGGCGTGTTCGGGGACGTGATCGCCTCGCGCATGCAATATGGCCTGTATGAAGTGGCACGTTATATCAGTATTGCCGAATTTTTTGAACGATTGGATCCGATCGTCATGGGAACATGGATCATGCTGATGTTTTGCAAGCTTGCCATCTTTTGTTATGTCATCTCGCTGGGAATGGCACAATTGCTGAGATTTACTGATTACCGGCCGCTTGTCAGCATCGTCTGCGTGATCGCATTTACGATGAGTGAACATATTTTCGTAAACCAAGGGGATATGGTTCATTATTTTTCAATTCCCTATCCTCCATACGGATTTCTGTTGGAAGTGGTTGCACCAATCCTGATTCTCGGTTTTGCAATGTTTCGCATGCGAAAGGAGCATCAAAGTGTGTAA